A stretch of DNA from Bradyrhizobium algeriense:
GAAGCGCGCGTCTTCGATGCCGTTCGATTGCGAATCGGTGACCGGAAAGATCACGCGTTCACTGATGTCCTGTGCCGGCTCGAAAACGACGTCGACTTCGTCGCCCATCGGTCCAGCTAACCGGTGCCTGATCCGGGGACTCGAAGCGAGCCGGGCCGTCGGATCGACTCTGATGCTGCCTTCAGCGGCGATGGTGCCAGCGCGAAACGTCAGTGACGATACGTGCCCCTCGCCGACGGCTCGGAGGCTCAGAATGAAGCGCAGGCTGCCGTTCGGGATTCCTGACTGGTCGGGGTGCGGCACGATGCTGGGATTGAACAATGCCGACGCTTCGAACGAGTATTCGTGCAGGAAGTAGGCGCCAATAAGCTGGCGCTGCACTTCGGAAAACGTAATGTGCGCCAGCAGCGCCTCCTCCATTTCGTCGGCGCGCAGCTCAAATGTCTTCAGCAGGTTGCGGTGCCGGCCCTGGAAGTTCTCCAGCACGTCGGCCAGTTGGCCGGCCGCGGCCTGCGGATCGAGATTGAGAACACGCTCGACGATATGATTGGCACGGGTCTTGTCGGTCGGGTTGAGATCGCGCGGCTCGGTCGCCGGCTTGAACGGACGCACGATCACGCGCGCGGGATCGGGACGCAGGTAGAGTGCCTGCCGATTGAGAAAATTGGCTTGTGACAAGATGTCCTCAGTTCGCGTTTGCGTGAGTGGACGCTTAACTCAAGCGCCGATGGCGCGAAGCGCCACGGGGTTCGTCGGATTGATATTGGCGCGCGCAAGCTGGCGCATCTCGGCCAACGCCAGCAGGTAGGACACGACCGACTCGCCGCCGCGATTTTCATTGGCACGATCGGGATGCAGCCCATCGCGACAACTGCCGGTCTCGGAATCGACGAGCGCAACCGACAGGTCGTTGCCGCCAAAGAACCAGAAGAAAACCCCCGCCGCGATGACTTTCCATTCGGCATCGCCGTCCGCGCGCCACGCGGTCAGGCACGCCGCAATCGTGGCGGTGGCTTCCACCGGCTGCTGATCGAAGGCCCCGGGAGGCTTCCGAAGTTCACCGAAGCTCGTCGTACCCACGGGGCGGAAATGTCCGGTCGACGCCGTCTGCAGCGTCATCAACCAACGCAGGGTTCTCAAACCGGCATCGACATAGGCGGACGTTTGTGTTGCGAGGCCTGTGGCAATCAGGGCCTGCGGCAGGCGCGCATTGTCATACGCCAGGCCTCCCTCGAACCACACCCAGTCCGGCGTCTCGACCAGAGCGAGGGCGGACACCAGCGTGTCGGCAAGAGAATGCCTGATCTCACGGGCCCGCTGATCATCAGGAGCTGCGGCGCAATAGGCGTCCAGCCCGAGAAGCGTGAAGGCCATGGCGCGAGGCGAGCGAAAGGCCGCGGCGGTCGACAAGGCTTCGGCAAACAAGGCCGCCGCCCATCGACGCCGTGACCGGCTGGCATCCTTCCGCGCGCATTCACCCAGGGCCCACAGGGTTCGCCCGTGACTGTCCTCGGAGCCTTCATCTTCGAGCCAGGTCCGGTTGAAACCCATGAAGTTGCGAAAGCGCCTGGTATCGGGATTCCACGCATGCTGCACAAAGGCGGCAAAGCGGCCCGTCTGGCTTTCCGAAAGCGGGTGCTCGCCCGGTTCATTGAGCGCGCAAGCCAACAGCAACGCCCGGGCATTGTCGTCCACGCAGTAGCCGTGCGCGCGGTCAGGCACCGAATGCACGGCGTGCTGGAACAGGCCGGTATCGTCGCACATCGACAGGAAATGGCCCAATTGCATATCGGCCACCGCGTGACCGTGCAGCGCGATCGCGTCCGGCGCGGCACGCGCGATCACCTTCAGCCGGTGGCCCTGCCGGGCATTTTCGAAGGCGGTCATGTAACGCTCGGCGGTGCGCTCCCATGTCATCGATCGGCTGGCAGCGTAGGCGCGCTCGCGCATCGCCTGCCGGCGAGGACTGTCGGTAAGCAATCCTGCTAATTCGT
This window harbors:
- a CDS encoding glycoside hydrolase family 130 protein, translated to MSQANFLNRQALYLRPDPARVIVRPFKPATEPRDLNPTDKTRANHIVERVLNLDPQAAAGQLADVLENFQGRHRNLLKTFELRADEMEEALLAHITFSEVQRQLIGAYFLHEYSFEASALFNPSIVPHPDQSGIPNGSLRFILSLRAVGEGHVSSLTFRAGTIAAEGSIRVDPTARLASSPRIRHRLAGPMGDEVDVVFEPAQDISERVIFPVTDSQSNGIEDARFVQFSDGGRTTYYATYTAYKGTAIRSELIETSDFLSFRMTPLHGAAARNKGMALFPRKIDGKYAMIARQDNENLYLIYSDDLYRWEGGQPILKPQFPWEFVQIGNCGSPVELEEGWLMLTHGVGPVRKYSIGAALLDKRDPTRVLARSSEPLLRPEPSEREGYVPNVVYTCGAMAHNDQLILPYAVSDTYSNFATIQISALMRSMS
- a CDS encoding glycosyltransferase family 4 protein → MTPLRRIAVIGNSLPRRCGIATFSTDLQRAISNSGPNLQTCIVAMTDHDQTYDYPASVALQIKDGSIEEYVGAAAFLNAGRFDIVCLQHEFGIFGGEAGAHILELLSRLTMPVVTTLHTVLAAPTAAQRAVMERIAEMSSKVVVMANKGRELLRDIYRVSDEKIEVIAHGIPDFPFVAPDAAKAKLGFSNRSVILTFGLLSPSKGIEVMIDAMPSILQRRPDAVYVVLGATHPNLVRDQGEAYRGSLMERVRKLGIEDHVVFLDRFVDQATLLEFISMCDVYVTPYLNEAQMTSGTLAYSFGLGKPVVSTPYWHARELLADGRGVLVAFGDATGTGNELAGLLTDSPRRQAMRERAYAASRSMTWERTAERYMTAFENARQGHRLKVIARAAPDAIALHGHAVADMQLGHFLSMCDDTGLFQHAVHSVPDRAHGYCVDDNARALLLACALNEPGEHPLSESQTGRFAAFVQHAWNPDTRRFRNFMGFNRTWLEDEGSEDSHGRTLWALGECARKDASRSRRRWAAALFAEALSTAAAFRSPRAMAFTLLGLDAYCAAAPDDQRAREIRHSLADTLVSALALVETPDWVWFEGGLAYDNARLPQALIATGLATQTSAYVDAGLRTLRWLMTLQTASTGHFRPVGTTSFGELRKPPGAFDQQPVEATATIAACLTAWRADGDAEWKVIAAGVFFWFFGGNDLSVALVDSETGSCRDGLHPDRANENRGGESVVSYLLALAEMRQLARANINPTNPVALRAIGA